The Oceanidesulfovibrio indonesiensis genomic sequence TTCAGGTGGTAGTCGAAAAAACGCAGCACGGCCAGCCGCTGCACGGCGCGGGAGGGCGTGGCCTCGGCGTTGCGCGGTTCGAACGGGTCCACGCCTTTTCGGCCGCCGTGGTTCCATGCGCCCACGATGCATGTGTCGGCGCCAGGCACCTGACGGAATCGCTCCAGGGCGGCGCGGGCATAAGCGCCGTCGTACCAGCCGGCGATGGAGATAATCGCGGTGTCGGTCGGTCCGGCGCGCTCGTGGAAGGCGTGGGGGCTGAAGTCGTCGGTGGAAACGCCTGCCGGACCGGCTATCTGGTCCCGGAAAGCCACGCGTCGGGCCGCATCCTCGATATTTACATTCGCGGCATGCTGCGCAATGGCCTTCTGCAACGCGGGGCGTCCATCGTCGGGCAGGGGGGCGAGCCCACCCGGCGTCCAGCGATATTCGACAGGTGCCGGGCCGCGCACCAGGGCCTTGCCCAGCAGACCGATCACCTCCGGGACAGTGCCGGCGTCCAGCGCCGCGTTGAACATCCCCCAACGGGAGACGAACCATTCATTGAGCACGCCCCCGGGAAAGGCGATGTCCCGGTATACGTCGTACAGGCTGAATTCCACGGCGGCTGCGCGCACTGCCGGATGGTTCAGACCGGCGATGAACTCGGCGGCAGTTCCGCCGTAGGAGGTTCCCTGCACGCCGACATTGCCGTCGGACCAGGGTTGCGTGATGACCCAGTCCACGACCTCTTCATAGTCACTGACTTCGTCCGGAGACCAGGGATACGGCCGCGATCCGAACGAGGCGCCGGAGCCCCGGGCGTCCGTCTTGATCACGGCGTAGCCCCGCGAAAGCAGCAGCCTGTCCATGCTCCAGGGCCGGTCGCCCCAGGAGACGAAACGCGTCTCCCAGCGCCGCCAGTAGCGGGTGGGGAAGACCACGGCGGGCAGCGTGACGCCGTCCTCCAGGGGCCCGGGCAGCCAGAGGTCCACGGCGATCTCCACGCCGTCGCGCATGAGCAGGTAAAATGACGTGAGTTCCCACTCCTCGTAGCGCTCGGGGCTTACCGCGGGGTCGCCGCCGAACGCCGCGGACATGGCGTGCAGCTGGCTGTCCTCAACGTCTGGCGGACCGGACGGCAGAACCACCGTGCCGACAATCCAGACAACGAGAAGCAGCAGGACAACGAGAGAGGCGAGAGCGACGAACGCGCGTCGCACCAGGCGCGAAGAGAGGAAGCGCATTCGTTAGTTCTCTCGTGCAGGGACAAGGCGCAGCAATCTGTCTCCCTGAGGGTCGCCCGGCCCGTAGGCGTCGGTGTTGGATGTGAGCACGTAGAGGTGGCCATGGGGGCCCTGTTCCACGTCGCGCAGTCTGCCGAACGCGTCTTCGAGCAGGAACTCCTGGCCGAGGACCTCTCGGCCGTTCAGCGCCACGCGCACGATATTCTTGCCCACGAGATTGGCGAAGAAGAAGGATCCCCGCCACTCCGGAAATGCTTCGCCGTCATAGAAGCAGGCGCCGGAGGGCGCGATGGCCGGCGTGTACTCCAGGAGCGGTGAAACCATGCCTTCCCTTGTTTCGCGATGATGGATGACGGGCCAGCCGTAGTTCTTGCCGGCCTCGTAGATGTTCACCTCGTCGCCGCCGCCCGGGGCATCGCTCCAGGAGGGACCGTGCTCGGAGGCAAAGAGCAGTCCCGTGCCCGGTTGCACGTCCAGGCCCTGAGAGTTGCGGTTGCCATAGGTGAATATCTCGGGCCGCGCGTCTTCCGTATCGACGAAAGGATTGTCCTCGGGAATATCACCGGTGTCGGTGAGGCGCAAAGTCTTGCCCAAGAGACTGTCGAGCTCCTGCGCCTGTTCCTTCAGTCCGCGTTCGCCCAGGGTGACGTAAAGCATGCCGTCCTCGCCGAACACAATGCGGCAGCCGAAATGTTTATAGCGGTTGTCGTCCACGAAGAAGCCAGGAAAGACGACCTCTTCGTCGGTCAGACCTTGTTCCGTAAGGGTGTAACGGGAAACGCGCGTGGCCTGTCCTTGCTCGTTCGAGACGGAGTAGGCGAGATAGATGAGTCTGTTGTTCTCGAATTCCGGGTGCAGTGCGATGTCCAGCAGGCCACCCTGGCCGGCGTAAAAGACCTCGGGCGCTCCGGTTAGCGGTTCATCCAGCATCCGGCCTTCCTCGATGATGCGGATGCGCCCCGGCCGCTCCACCACGAAGATTCGGCCGTCCGGAATGAAGGCCATGGACCAGGGGCTCTCCAGGCCGTTGGTGACTTCTTCCACAGTGAAGGCGTGTTCGTCGGATTCGATGGTTTCAGCGGCGTTGCCGTCGACCCGTGCCTTGAGCCAGGACCAGACGTCGTACGCTTCTGCAGGGCCGGGAAAGGCCAGGATGGCGGCGGCCAGAGACAGCGCGAGCCAAATACGAAAGTGCGACGCCTTTTTCGAAGAGACTGGAGGATGCGGCATGGTGGTGCTCCTTGCGGCTGGACAGTTGGAATACTCGTCAGCCAGTATAGCACGAGGCGCGGGGCAATGCGCAAGTCCGTAGCAGAAAAGACCCCGGCGACAGTCAGATCGCCAGCAGCCTGGCGGCAAGGGCCGCGGCGCCGAAGCCGTTGTCGATGTTCACCACGGCCACGCCGGGAGCGCAGGCGTTGAGCATGGCGAGAAGAGCAGAAAGACCGCCGAATGACGCTCCGTAGCCCACGGACGTGGGCACGGCGATGAGCGGCGCCGACACCAGCCCGGCGAGCACGGAGGGCAGCGCGCCTTCCATGCCGGCGATGACCACAAGCAGCCGCGCCGCGGACAGGGCGGGCAGGTGGGGCTCCAGCCTGTGGATGCCGGCAACGCCTACATCCGAGACCAGACCCGGTTCGTATCCCAGGAATCGCAGCGTGCCCACGGCCTCAAGCGCGACAGGGATGTCGCTGGAACCGGCAGTGACAACTACGATTTCGCCGTCAGCGGGCCAGGAACTCTTGCCGGCGGCAAAAGGGCCGGCAAGGCCCTCGGCCACGCCGAGCGGCGGGGAGGAGATGAAAAGCCGCGCTTTGGGCCAGAACTCGCCCCCTGGGAAACGCTCCAGCAGATACTCGCCGTCGTCTTCGTCCAGCCGGGTGACGAGCACGGGACGGCCGGGAACGTCCAACCCGGCCACAGCGGATACGAGCTGTTCGCGGTTCTTGCCCTGGCCGAAAACCACCTCGCCCATGCCGGTCCGCAAAGCGCGGTGGCCGTCCAGGCAGACGCTGGGGTCGACATTCGTCGGCGCTGCGTCCGTCTCCGGAGTCCGAGCGTTCATTGTGCGGCGGAAGGGTTCCTGTAAAATGGCCTGGGCCGCGTCTTCCGGCGTCGTATCACCATTCGCCACCGCGCTCAGCAAAGCGGCGAGATTTTTTTTGTCCATAAGCAGGGTCATCGTTCGTGTGTAGGGACGGCAGTGGGGCAGGTCAAGCTGTCGGTAAAGAAAACAGACCCGGGCGGCGAAAATTGGCGCCATATTCGTTGAAAAAAAGCGGCGTGACGGGTACTAAGTGACGCATGGCCGCGTCAGCGCAGACCATTCTCTTTCTCGCACCTCCCACGGCGGTGACCACCGTATTTTCTCTGCTCAAGGAGGAGGGATTCGAGGTCGGCTTGGCCGAGAACCTCAAAGGAGCCCTTGGTTTCATCAGGAAATCAAGGCCGTTGGTGGTGTTTTCTCGTCCGTCCATGAGCGGATACAGGGTGGAAGACCTGCTGGCCGAAGCCGAAAAGGACAAGGATTTTCCGCCCGTCATCGTATTCACGGAGCAGGGTTCCGCCCAGGAGGCGCAAGGTTTTCTGGAAAAGGGCGCCAAAGATTACTGGCTGGAACCGCTGGATGCTGAAAAAATCCTCGCCGCTGTGCCGGCGCATCCGCCGCAGGGCCGTATAACCGATACACCGCAGGACGTGATGGACAAATACTCCATCATCGGCACGCATCCGGCCATCACCCGCATTCTGGCGCTTGCCAAGCAGGTGGCCAAGTCCAAGGCCACGGTGCTCATCCAGGGCGAGTCCGGCACGGGCAAGGAGATGATTGCCCGCTATCTGCACCAGATGAGCGATCGCGCCAACGCGCCGTTCGTTGCGGTGAACTGCGCCGCGTTGCCCGAGCATCTGCTCGAAAGCGAACTCTTCGGCCACGAGAAGGGCGCCTTTACCGGCGCCGTCTCACGCAAACTAGGCAAGTTCGAGCTGGCCAACCATGGCACCCTGCTGCTCGATGAAATTTCCGAGATGGACCTGGGCCTGCAGGCCAAGCTTTTGCGCGTGCTGCAGGAAGGCGAACTGGACCGCGTGGGCGGCATGGAGACCGTGAAGGTGGACGTACGCGTGCTCGCCACCACCAACCGCGAGCTGCAACAATGGGTGGAGCAGGGCAAGTTCCGCCAGGACCTCTACTTCCGGCTCAACGTCATACCGCTCACCCTGCCGCCTCTGCACGACCGGGGCGACGACATTTTGCGCCTGGCGCGCCATTTTGTGGAACAGTTCCGGCATCAGTATCAACTGCCGCCGCTGGCCTTTTCCGCCGAGGCCGAGAAGTGGCTTGTCAGCTACGACTGGCCCGGCAACGTGCGCGAGCTGCAGAACCTCATGGAGCGATCCGTGCTGCTCGCCGGCGCGGGGCCGATATCCACCGAGCATTTCCTGCTGGACGACACCTGGACGCCTCCGGAAGAAGCCACGTCCGAACCGGCAGTT encodes the following:
- a CDS encoding CocE/NonD family hydrolase; protein product: MRFLSSRLVRRAFVALASLVVLLLLVVWIVGTVVLPSGPPDVEDSQLHAMSAAFGGDPAVSPERYEEWELTSFYLLMRDGVEIAVDLWLPGPLEDGVTLPAVVFPTRYWRRWETRFVSWGDRPWSMDRLLLSRGYAVIKTDARGSGASFGSRPYPWSPDEVSDYEEVVDWVITQPWSDGNVGVQGTSYGGTAAEFIAGLNHPAVRAAAVEFSLYDVYRDIAFPGGVLNEWFVSRWGMFNAALDAGTVPEVIGLLGKALVRGPAPVEYRWTPGGLAPLPDDGRPALQKAIAQHAANVNIEDAARRVAFRDQIAGPAGVSTDDFSPHAFHERAGPTDTAIISIAGWYDGAYARAALERFRQVPGADTCIVGAWNHGGRKGVDPFEPRNAEATPSRAVQRLAVLRFFDYHLKGQGTEPPKGLSYEIMGAGAWQHSATWPPAGSTMQAYHLWAGNRLVPQPDESLDGFDSFTPDLTHGSGPNARWRTQLGQDDVFYTGLTDAPGLLSFSSEPLETPMRIAGDPQLRLFVAADREDFAVYVYLEAVDPEGQRHYVTEGSLRAVCRGDGATPAFTSDAASSVIPGEVMEMTVPLLPVAMQIPAGYRLRLSLAGADSDYFARHPAQGPVTLTVHRSQMRPSALVLPLVAPHKMAHE
- a CDS encoding PQQ-dependent sugar dehydrogenase translates to MPHPPVSSKKASHFRIWLALSLAAAILAFPGPAEAYDVWSWLKARVDGNAAETIESDEHAFTVEEVTNGLESPWSMAFIPDGRIFVVERPGRIRIIEEGRMLDEPLTGAPEVFYAGQGGLLDIALHPEFENNRLIYLAYSVSNEQGQATRVSRYTLTEQGLTDEEVVFPGFFVDDNRYKHFGCRIVFGEDGMLYVTLGERGLKEQAQELDSLLGKTLRLTDTGDIPEDNPFVDTEDARPEIFTYGNRNSQGLDVQPGTGLLFASEHGPSWSDAPGGGDEVNIYEAGKNYGWPVIHHRETREGMVSPLLEYTPAIAPSGACFYDGEAFPEWRGSFFFANLVGKNIVRVALNGREVLGQEFLLEDAFGRLRDVEQGPHGHLYVLTSNTDAYGPGDPQGDRLLRLVPAREN
- the larB gene encoding nickel pincer cofactor biosynthesis protein LarB, with the protein product MDKKNLAALLSAVANGDTTPEDAAQAILQEPFRRTMNARTPETDAAPTNVDPSVCLDGHRALRTGMGEVVFGQGKNREQLVSAVAGLDVPGRPVLVTRLDEDDGEYLLERFPGGEFWPKARLFISSPPLGVAEGLAGPFAAGKSSWPADGEIVVVTAGSSDIPVALEAVGTLRFLGYEPGLVSDVGVAGIHRLEPHLPALSAARLLVVIAGMEGALPSVLAGLVSAPLIAVPTSVGYGASFGGLSALLAMLNACAPGVAVVNIDNGFGAAALAARLLAI
- a CDS encoding sigma-54 dependent transcriptional regulator; the protein is MAASAQTILFLAPPTAVTTVFSLLKEEGFEVGLAENLKGALGFIRKSRPLVVFSRPSMSGYRVEDLLAEAEKDKDFPPVIVFTEQGSAQEAQGFLEKGAKDYWLEPLDAEKILAAVPAHPPQGRITDTPQDVMDKYSIIGTHPAITRILALAKQVAKSKATVLIQGESGTGKEMIARYLHQMSDRANAPFVAVNCAALPEHLLESELFGHEKGAFTGAVSRKLGKFELANHGTLLLDEISEMDLGLQAKLLRVLQEGELDRVGGMETVKVDVRVLATTNRELQQWVEQGKFRQDLYFRLNVIPLTLPPLHDRGDDILRLARHFVEQFRHQYQLPPLAFSAEAEKWLVSYDWPGNVRELQNLMERSVLLAGAGPISTEHFLLDDTWTPPEEATSEPAVPQASGETQAAAERESAEHHAPAPLSGEGAEHMLGDTVLPISEMERIMIMRGLKQTSGNRTQAAEMLGISVRTLRNKLNEYRSRGLDVP